In the Novosphingobium sp. 9 genome, one interval contains:
- a CDS encoding suppressor of fused domain protein, translating to MPFQVCWLIPVTSDEIDYRKEHGTDALEELFETRQFDYSDPFRASVVELSR from the coding sequence ATGCCGTTTCAGGTGTGCTGGCTTATACCTGTTACATCGGATGAAATTGACTATAGGAAAGAGCATGGAACTGACGCTCTCGAAGAATTGTTCGAAACTCGACAATTCGACTACAGCGATCCCTTTAGAGCCTCTGTTGTGGAACTCTCTCGCTGA